ATCCGTATCAGTGGGTTTTGAATAGTCGGGAAGACTGCCTTCTTTTTTTGCTTTAAAAAATTCTAAAGCTATATTCGGAAACAATACGTAAGACAAGAAATCCTCTTCGCTTATATCGAACTCTTTTATATCTTTATATTCCTTCGACATTTCCGGTTCTAATAAATCTGCCGGCCTTACGGTTACTACTTCTTCGTTTCCCAACACCTTTTTCTGTATCTCCGGATTAATTTCAGCGGGCGGTTTCCCGTAATAGCCTTTTAGGTAGTTTTTAGTTTCGCTTGTGACAACTTTATATTTTTCTCCGGTTATTACGTTAAGAGCGGCCTGCGTTCCTACAATCTGCGAGGAAGGAGTTACCAGCGGAGGATAACCGAAATCTTCCCTGACCTGAGGTACTTCATAAAGCACCTCCTCCATTTTATCGAGCGCATTCTGTTCCTTAAGCTGGCTAGCTAAATTTGACATCATTCCGCCGGGAACCTGAGTAACGATAACATCGGTGTTAATATTTGTATATTCGCTTTCTAAAGAAGCGTATCTTTTCCTGACGATTCTAAAATAATCTGCAACTTCTTTTAGTTTTTCAAAATCAAGGTCAACGTCATAACCCATCTCTAATAAAGTAAAAGCTATCGACTCGGTAGGAGGATGCGAAGTTCCGCAAGACATAGAAGATATTGCCGTATCTATAATATCCGCTCCCGCTTCTACTGCTTTAAGAAGCGACATTGAAGCAAAACCTATAGTGGAATGGGAATGAACGTGAATGGGCAGACTTATTTTTTTCTTTATCATAGATACCAAGTTATAAGCGTTTGCCGGAGAAAGCAATCCCGCCATATCTTTTATACATATAGTATCAGCTCCCATGTTTTCAAGCTCTATCGCCATCTGCGTAAAAAGTTCGTTTGTATGAACGGGGCTAGTAGTATAGCATATTGTAGCTTCTACTATCTTTTTTTTCTTTTTTACGATTTCTACCGCTTTTTTTATGTTTCTAAAATCGTTAAGGGAATCGAAAATTCTAAATACGTCTATGCCGTTATCGGCGCTTAAAGAAACAAATCTTTCTACCACGTCGTCGGCATAATGCCTGTATCCGACTAAATTCTGACCTCTCAAAAGCATCTGCAGCCTCGAATTTTTATATGCCTTCCTGACTCTTTTAAGTCTTTCCCACGGGTCTTCTTTTAAAAACCTAAGGCATGAATCAAAAGTAGCTCCTCCCCACACTTCTAAGGACCAGAACCCTATATTGTCCAAAACGTTAGCTATCCCCAGTATATCGGGCGTTATCATTCTTGTAGCCAAAAGAGACT
The DNA window shown above is from Candidatus Acidulodesulfobacterium acidiphilum and carries:
- the oadA gene encoding oxaloacetate decarboxylase subunit alpha — its product is MEEKTYIRKIGVMETVLRDAHQSLLATRMITPDILGIANVLDNIGFWSLEVWGGATFDSCLRFLKEDPWERLKRVRKAYKNSRLQMLLRGQNLVGYRHYADDVVERFVSLSADNGIDVFRIFDSLNDFRNIKKAVEIVKKKKKIVEATICYTTSPVHTNELFTQMAIELENMGADTICIKDMAGLLSPANAYNLVSMIKKKISLPIHVHSHSTIGFASMSLLKAVEAGADIIDTAISSMSCGTSHPPTESIAFTLLEMGYDVDLDFEKLKEVADYFRIVRKRYASLESEYTNINTDVIVTQVPGGMMSNLASQLKEQNALDKMEEVLYEVPQVREDFGYPPLVTPSSQIVGTQAALNVITGEKYKVVTSETKNYLKGYYGKPPAEINPEIQKKVLGNEEVVTVRPADLLEPEMSKEYKDIKEFDISEEDFLSYVLFPNIALEFFKAKKEGSLPDYSKPTDTDALKNLSEGNNITPEVSDSSILAKDGGLAPSEFIVTVHGESYKIKIAGAGHKSDQKRPFFLNVDGTLEEVVIESLTEIVPSAGGEIVGESIARSKRPSPKREGDVYAPMPGRITKVMVKAGDSVKAGDTVLIVEAMKMENEIHTPIDGTVKEIYIKEGDSVNPDETLIYVES